Proteins encoded within one genomic window of Triticum aestivum cultivar Chinese Spring chromosome 2D, IWGSC CS RefSeq v2.1, whole genome shotgun sequence:
- the LOC123056166 gene encoding F-box/FBD/LRR-repeat protein At1g13570-like produces the protein MDKANNQQRSVTVRVNKSDASNRMMRSKVAVELHLLPHDVLRDILSRLSLKQAVRMSLLSREWRRLRICPPDLVFTEETLFGSNTTTITDPESMAAEFLESMNSEFITRVDNVLRASCSTSTMITASTVNKFVVKYGLGIYHKNHIDRWIDFSTASMAKHIGLDLRGDGFAGGKYVVPLRKLSGPNGSCVKSLDLAYVCVNLPASFRGITNLNKLSLNMVSMDTHDLER, from the exons ATGGACAAGGCAAACAACCAACAACGCTCTGTAACCGTAAGAGTCAATAAGAGCGATGCTTCCAATAGGATGATGAGATCGAAGGTGGCAGTGGAGCTTCACCTTCTACCCCAT GACGTTCTGCGCGACATATTGTCACGGCTATCACTCAAGCAAGCCGTGAGGATGAGCCTACTTTCTCGCGAGTGGAGGCGGCTACGGATATGCCCTCCGGACCTGGTGTTCACTGAAGAGACCCTATTTGGCAGCAATACAACCACGATTACCGACCCCGAATCCATGGCTGCTGAATTCCTGGAATCAATGAACAGTGAATTCATCACCAGAGTAGACAATGTGTTGCGCGCGTCGTGCTCTACTTCCACTATGATAACTGCTAGTACAGTGAATAAGTTTGTTGTCAAATATGGCCTCGGCATATATCATAAGAATCACATTGATAGATGGATTGACTTTTCCACCGCGTCGATGGCCAAACACATTGGTCTTGATCTCCGGGGAGACGGCTTTGCAGGTGGCAAATATGTTGTCCCACTGCGTAAACTCAGCGGTCCGAATGGCTCTTGCGTCAAGTCTCTTGATCTTGCTTATGTCTGTGTAAATCTGCCTGCTAGTTTCCGTGGTATCACAAACCTGAATAAACTCAGCCTGAATATGGTGTCCATGGATACACATGATCTCGAAC GGTGA